A window of Flavobacterium flavigenum contains these coding sequences:
- a CDS encoding RNA methyltransferase, whose amino-acid sequence MRKLENSELDRKSIDDFKKSEKTPLILVLDDIRSLHNIGSVFRTADAFLVEKIILCGITATPPNKEIHKTALGATETVAWEHHENVLEVIENLKKEKILTLAIEQVESAIFLQDFKVEKKQKYALVFGNEVYGVAQEAVAICDGCIEIPQLGTKHSLNIAVSAGIVVWDLFKKISFI is encoded by the coding sequence ATGAGAAAACTTGAAAATAGTGAACTAGACAGAAAATCGATTGATGATTTTAAAAAATCAGAGAAAACACCCCTGATTTTAGTGTTAGACGATATTCGGAGTTTACACAACATCGGATCAGTATTTAGAACCGCTGATGCCTTTCTGGTAGAGAAAATAATTTTGTGCGGCATTACAGCTACACCTCCAAATAAAGAAATTCACAAAACAGCTCTTGGCGCTACTGAAACTGTTGCATGGGAACATCATGAAAATGTTTTGGAAGTGATTGAAAACCTAAAAAAAGAAAAAATATTAACTCTTGCTATTGAACAAGTAGAAAGTGCTATTTTTCTTCAGGATTTTAAAGTAGAGAAAAAACAGAAATATGCTTTAGTTTTCGGAAATGAAGTATATGGAGTTGCCCAGGAAGCTGTAGCAATTTGCGATGGATGCATTGAAATTCCGCAATTAGGCACAAAACATTCTTTAAATATAGCCGTAAGTGCAGGAATCGTTGTTTGGGATTTATTTAAAAAAATTAGCTTTATTTAA
- a CDS encoding DUF1573 domain-containing protein, producing the protein MKKIILFAMLAVAGITASNAQTTKKAATAKTAKVQGAGMVFENETIDYGTIAHNADGNRQFVFVNNGTKPLIITNTQGSCGCTVPTTPKEPIAPGAKGVIGVKYATDRVGAFTKTVTVTSNAEGQPTKTLTIKGTVLPDPVKS; encoded by the coding sequence ATGAAAAAAATAATTTTATTCGCTATGTTAGCTGTAGCTGGTATTACAGCTTCTAATGCTCAAACTACTAAAAAGGCTGCTACAGCAAAAACTGCTAAAGTCCAGGGAGCCGGAATGGTTTTTGAAAACGAAACTATTGATTACGGAACTATCGCTCACAATGCTGATGGTAACCGTCAATTTGTATTTGTAAACAACGGAACAAAACCATTGATTATTACTAATACTCAGGGATCTTGTGGGTGTACAGTACCTACTACACCAAAAGAACCAATTGCTCCGGGAGCTAAAGGTGTAATTGGTGTAAAATATGCTACTGACAGAGTTGGTGCTTTTACAAAAACTGTAACTGTTACTTCTAATGCTGAAGGGCAGCCAACAAAAACTTTAACTATTAAAGGTACAGTTTTACCAGATCCTGTAAAAAGCTAA
- the folK gene encoding 2-amino-4-hydroxy-6-hydroxymethyldihydropteridine diphosphokinase, whose product MKSQHQVVLSIGSNQGNRLENIQSCINLIHQDIGAVIQVSKLYETPAWGFESDAFYNCALLLHSNSSAQKILSQVLKVEKQLGRIRTDQQGYQSRIIDIDLIVFDDQIIETEKLQIPHPLMQNRKFVLLPMQDLELNWRHPVLQKTVSELVVITPDDSVCTVVQDLKNPLEEIPLEKFNYIAFEGNIGAGKTTLVQKIAEDFNAKTVLERFADNPFLPKFYKDQNRYAFPLEMSFLADRYQQLSDDLAQFDLFKDFVIADYHIFKSLIFAKITLAEDEYRLYRNLFDIIYKEMPKPDLYVYLYQNTARLLQNIKKRGRSYEQNISAEYLDKINNGYLEYIKSQTDLNVLIIDVSDHDFVKKHEDYLFILNEIQKVIK is encoded by the coding sequence ATGAAATCACAGCACCAGGTCGTTTTATCTATAGGCAGCAATCAGGGAAACCGGTTGGAGAATATCCAAAGTTGTATTAATTTGATACATCAGGACATTGGGGCTGTAATTCAGGTTTCAAAATTATATGAAACACCTGCGTGGGGGTTTGAAAGTGATGCTTTTTATAATTGTGCATTGCTTTTGCACAGTAATTCTTCAGCACAAAAGATACTCAGTCAGGTGCTGAAAGTAGAAAAACAGTTAGGCCGCATACGTACTGATCAGCAGGGGTATCAATCCCGGATTATTGATATTGATCTGATTGTTTTTGATGATCAGATAATTGAAACAGAAAAGTTACAGATTCCGCATCCGCTGATGCAAAACCGGAAGTTTGTTTTATTGCCGATGCAGGATTTGGAATTGAACTGGAGACACCCGGTTCTTCAAAAAACAGTTTCTGAATTAGTTGTCATTACACCAGATGATAGCGTTTGTACAGTCGTTCAGGACTTAAAAAATCCATTGGAAGAAATTCCGCTGGAAAAGTTTAATTATATCGCTTTTGAGGGAAATATTGGCGCAGGAAAAACCACTTTGGTGCAAAAAATCGCTGAAGATTTTAATGCAAAAACCGTTTTGGAACGATTTGCAGATAATCCGTTTTTACCGAAATTTTATAAAGACCAGAACCGATATGCTTTTCCGTTGGAAATGTCTTTTCTGGCGGATCGTTATCAGCAATTGTCTGATGATTTGGCGCAGTTTGATTTATTTAAAGATTTTGTAATTGCCGATTATCATATTTTTAAGTCGCTGATTTTTGCAAAGATTACACTTGCTGAAGATGAATATCGCCTGTACCGAAACTTGTTTGATATCATTTATAAAGAAATGCCAAAGCCGGATTTGTACGTTTATTTGTATCAGAATACAGCCAGATTGCTTCAAAACATTAAAAAACGTGGTCGAAGTTATGAACAAAATATTTCAGCTGAATATTTGGATAAAATCAATAACGGCTATTTAGAATATATTAAATCCCAAACCGATCTGAATGTTTTGATCATTGATGTTTCAGATCATGATTTTGTAAAGAAACATGAAGATTATCTTTTTATATTGAATGAAATTCAGAAAGTAATTAAATAA